Proteins encoded together in one Deinococcus irradiatisoli window:
- a CDS encoding LacI family DNA-binding transcriptional regulator: protein MRVTIKEVAAAAEVSAATVSKVLSGRGAYAVHALTAERVRRVAAELGYVPDMAAKHLRTRRTGQLGVVLEAVGASEPESLLGAEAAQHAAALRRTFDGAIMAGLSGAARERRVPALVVYPGGDMPARHYLDGRVDGLIVSCDPLRGHALLQALSSAPLPLVALWTGQAPAGVCAVDVDHQSGAAQATQHLLGLGHTRIAFYGGGTHGGVEHFRRREAGYRQAMRAAGLRPYAAVHGGAELVGAVRRFQFSAVFAETDLGAAAAYQALSAAGYRVPDDLSLIGFDDVQGAEYIAGGLSTVYHPAAEMAAAGIGLLLERCAGRPVPPRTQIAPRLILRRTTRRWSGP, encoded by the coding sequence ATGCGGGTCACCATCAAGGAGGTGGCGGCCGCCGCCGAGGTCAGTGCCGCCACGGTGTCCAAGGTGCTCTCCGGACGCGGCGCCTACGCGGTGCATGCGCTCACCGCCGAGCGGGTGCGCCGGGTGGCCGCCGAACTCGGTTACGTGCCGGACATGGCCGCCAAGCACCTCCGTACCCGCCGCACCGGGCAGCTGGGGGTGGTGCTCGAAGCGGTGGGGGCCTCCGAGCCGGAAAGTCTGCTCGGCGCTGAAGCGGCCCAGCACGCCGCGGCGCTGCGGCGCACCTTCGACGGCGCCATCATGGCCGGGCTCAGCGGCGCGGCGCGTGAGCGGCGGGTGCCGGCGCTGGTGGTGTATCCCGGCGGCGACATGCCGGCGCGCCACTACCTCGACGGCCGGGTCGACGGGCTGATCGTCAGCTGCGATCCGCTGCGCGGGCACGCTTTGCTGCAGGCGCTCAGCAGCGCGCCGCTGCCGCTGGTGGCGCTGTGGACCGGGCAGGCGCCGGCGGGCGTGTGTGCGGTGGACGTGGACCATCAGTCCGGCGCGGCGCAGGCCACCCAGCACCTGCTCGGCCTCGGGCACACCCGCATCGCGTTTTACGGCGGCGGCACGCACGGCGGCGTGGAGCACTTCCGCCGCCGCGAAGCCGGTTACCGCCAGGCGATGCGGGCGGCGGGCCTGCGGCCCTACGCGGCGGTGCACGGCGGCGCCGAGCTGGTCGGCGCGGTGCGGCGGTTTCAATTCAGCGCCGTCTTTGCCGAAACCGATCTCGGCGCGGCGGCGGCCTACCAGGCGCTGAGCGCCGCCGGCTACCGGGTGCCCGACGACCTCTCGCTGATCGGCTTCGACGATGTTCAGGGCGCCGAGTACATCGCCGGCGGGCTGAGCACCGTGTATCATCCGGCCGCAGAAATGGCCGCCGCCGGCATCGGCCTGTTGCTGGAGCGCTGCGCGGGTCGCCCGGTGCCGCCGCGCACGCAGATCGCCCCCCGCCTGATTCTGCGCCGCACCACCCGGCGCTGGTCAGGCCCCTGA
- a CDS encoding response regulator yields the protein MTEILVAEARLGVRKALERLIEGLGMRPRSVSSAAQLRRELLRQRPDVVILGLGLPDEDGAALCRELQPEQLNVLLLGQIDEGAARVAGAAGVLQLPLEPLELAAQLHHLLGTAPPELGDTQLLQQLMERPGVLAITTYDAAGTLKRSAGDELPMGLGQRARTYLDASRWLGGAGEGLPALRGAGLATRELCVIQVEYGERCLLLFEEPGGITACLLRDSASASLMKYWLRSSRHSEGQLQP from the coding sequence ATGACCGAGATCCTGGTGGCGGAGGCCCGCTTGGGGGTGCGCAAAGCGCTGGAGCGGTTGATCGAGGGCCTGGGCATGCGCCCCCGCAGCGTCAGCAGCGCCGCGCAACTGCGCCGCGAACTGCTGCGCCAGCGCCCGGATGTGGTGATTCTCGGCCTGGGTCTGCCGGACGAGGACGGCGCGGCGCTGTGCCGGGAGCTGCAGCCGGAACAGCTGAACGTGCTCCTGCTCGGCCAGATCGACGAAGGCGCGGCGCGGGTCGCCGGCGCTGCGGGCGTGCTGCAGTTGCCGCTGGAGCCGTTGGAACTCGCGGCGCAGCTTCACCACCTGCTCGGCACGGCGCCGCCGGAACTCGGCGACACGCAGCTGCTGCAACAACTCATGGAGCGGCCCGGCGTGCTGGCGATCACCACCTACGACGCCGCCGGCACACTCAAGCGCAGCGCCGGGGACGAGCTGCCGATGGGCCTGGGCCAGCGCGCCCGAACGTATCTCGACGCTTCCCGCTGGCTGGGCGGGGCAGGTGAGGGACTGCCGGCCCTGCGCGGCGCCGGACTGGCGACCCGAGAGCTGTGCGTCATTCAGGTGGAATACGGCGAGCGCTGTCTGCTGCTCTTCGAGGAACCCGGCGGCATCACCGCCTGCCTGCTGCGTGACAGTGCCAGCGCCAGCCTGATGAAGTACTGGTTGCGCTCGTCACGGCATAGCGAAGGTCAACTGCAACCTTAA
- a CDS encoding nitroreductase family protein produces the protein MSTPPPQGPSQAGLIESVLSRRTTNGPFLNQPVSRADQHLLMRLAQAAPSHFNSQPWRFVLIEDRRVIGQVAEIAGQSMTELIEAGVFFERYRRYFRFSEAEMDEKRDGIYIDHLPGPLRPFTRQVFSDAGLKLMRQLGVPKRLGEDNRKLVAGSPLLLAALLDRSEYRVGELSGFYSAFGLGAAMVNVWNAVGTLGLGIQFVSTPMEIPRHWQAVRELLKVPDDLELMAVYRIGHLPPEGARPSIDWSSRHRKRLSQYVFRETCDTPEPDTADSAPADPVR, from the coding sequence ATGTCCACACCTCCGCCGCAGGGTCCGTCTCAGGCCGGTCTGATCGAGTCGGTCTTGTCGCGGCGCACGACCAACGGCCCGTTTCTGAATCAGCCGGTTTCACGCGCCGACCAGCACCTGCTGATGCGGCTGGCGCAGGCGGCCCCCAGCCATTTCAATTCGCAGCCGTGGCGCTTCGTGCTGATCGAGGACCGGCGCGTCATCGGTCAGGTGGCCGAGATCGCCGGGCAGAGCATGACCGAGCTGATCGAAGCCGGGGTGTTCTTCGAGCGCTACCGGCGCTACTTCCGCTTCTCGGAAGCTGAGATGGACGAAAAGCGTGACGGCATCTACATCGATCACCTGCCGGGACCGCTGCGGCCCTTTACCCGCCAGGTCTTCAGCGACGCGGGCCTGAAACTGATGCGCCAGCTCGGCGTGCCCAAGCGGCTGGGCGAGGACAACCGCAAGCTGGTGGCCGGCAGTCCGCTGCTGCTGGCCGCCCTGCTCGACCGCAGCGAGTACCGGGTCGGCGAACTCAGCGGCTTTTACTCGGCCTTCGGGCTCGGCGCAGCGATGGTGAATGTCTGGAACGCGGTCGGCACGCTGGGCCTGGGCATTCAGTTCGTGTCCACTCCGATGGAGATTCCGCGCCACTGGCAGGCGGTGCGCGAATTGTTGAAGGTGCCGGACGATCTGGAACTGATGGCGGTCTACCGCATCGGGCACCTGCCGCCCGAAGGAGCGCGGCCCTCGATCGACTGGAGCAGCCGTCACCGCAAGCGCCTCTCACAGTACGTGTTCCGCGAGACCTGCGACACGCCGGAACCGGATACCGCTGACAGCGCTCCAGCCGACCCGGTACGCTGA
- a CDS encoding S9 family peptidase, with product MTTTRPTPPQAPRDRTVHRVHGLERPDDYHWLRTDGKQGERVLAYLDAENQYLAEVLAPHEALVDAITDELRSHIQEQDEQPPVQDGDWLYSTRTEAGQAHPVFVRRPLGAPDAPAQVLLDLNALKAREKHDNVWVGAARPSPDGRSWAYLLDTSGQEVFELRVLDTQNGELREAPLPGVSGWTLAWSADGRQLYYVTEDETQRPYRLWRHTLGRPQTEDTRLMQEDDPTFRLEVRLSADGQTLLVGSSASLSTEWQVLSTQDAGALPRLLLPREPQVETLLEDGGDHWLVLTNQGGAREFKVVRLPKTAGGPLDWSAAQDVLPHDEQRYLTGMRLFANHLLISGREDGYSQLWVLPRVGGGYGEARRVTFPEASHTVQPGTNRVFHTDRARVLYSSLTRPLEHLDLDLSTLQTTLIKATPVPGYDPAQYVAEQRWISAPDGEQVPVSLVRHRDTPLPAPTLLYGYGSYGFPAEPAFSASRLPLLDRGWVWATAHIRGGSERGRRWYDAGRLEHKMNSFTDFVAVGEGLIEAGVTQAGRLAAMGRSAGGLLMGAVVNLRPDLFAAAFVGVPFVDVLSTMLDASLPLTTGEYDEWGNPQERHWYDVMARYSPYDNLKAGVYPHLFVSGGLNDPRVPYWEPAKYAARVRSLAQPGSGTTVLKTHLGAGHGGSSGRFDALRETAEEYAFLLSVLGDPA from the coding sequence ATGACCACGACGCGCCCGACACCGCCCCAGGCCCCCCGCGACCGCACCGTTCACCGCGTACACGGTCTGGAGCGCCCCGACGACTACCACTGGCTGCGAACGGACGGCAAACAGGGCGAGCGGGTCCTGGCCTACCTGGACGCCGAAAACCAGTACCTGGCCGAGGTGCTCGCGCCGCACGAAGCGCTGGTGGACGCCATCACCGACGAACTGCGTTCGCACATTCAGGAGCAGGACGAGCAGCCGCCGGTGCAGGACGGCGATTGGCTCTACAGCACCCGCACCGAGGCGGGGCAGGCCCACCCGGTGTTCGTGCGGCGGCCCCTCGGCGCGCCAGACGCGCCGGCCCAGGTGCTGCTGGACCTCAACGCCCTCAAAGCGCGCGAGAAGCACGACAACGTCTGGGTGGGCGCGGCCCGCCCCAGCCCCGACGGCCGCTCCTGGGCCTACCTGCTCGACACCAGCGGTCAGGAGGTGTTCGAGCTGCGGGTGCTGGATACCCAGAACGGCGAGCTGCGGGAAGCGCCGCTGCCCGGCGTGTCCGGCTGGACGCTGGCCTGGAGCGCCGACGGCCGGCAGCTGTACTACGTCACCGAGGACGAGACCCAGCGGCCGTACCGCTTGTGGCGCCACACGCTGGGACGGCCGCAGACCGAGGACACCCGGCTGATGCAGGAGGACGACCCCACCTTCCGGCTGGAGGTGCGGCTGAGCGCCGACGGCCAGACGTTGCTGGTGGGCAGCTCGGCCAGCCTGAGCACCGAGTGGCAGGTGCTCAGCACCCAGGACGCGGGTGCGCTGCCCCGGCTGCTGCTGCCGCGTGAGCCGCAGGTGGAGACGCTGCTGGAAGACGGCGGCGACCACTGGCTGGTGCTCACCAACCAGGGCGGCGCGCGCGAGTTCAAGGTGGTGCGCCTGCCCAAGACCGCCGGCGGGCCGCTCGACTGGTCGGCTGCCCAGGACGTGCTGCCGCACGACGAGCAGCGCTACCTGACCGGTATGCGGCTGTTCGCCAATCACCTGCTGATCAGCGGGCGCGAGGACGGCTACTCGCAGCTGTGGGTGCTGCCGCGCGTCGGGGGCGGTTACGGCGAGGCCCGGCGGGTAACGTTTCCCGAGGCCAGCCACACCGTGCAGCCCGGCACCAACCGCGTGTTCCACACCGACCGGGCGCGGGTGCTCTACAGCAGCCTGACCCGGCCGCTGGAACACCTGGACCTGGACCTCAGCACCTTGCAGACCACCCTGATCAAGGCCACCCCGGTGCCCGGCTACGACCCGGCGCAGTACGTGGCCGAGCAGCGCTGGATCAGTGCCCCGGACGGAGAGCAGGTGCCGGTCAGCCTGGTGCGCCACCGCGACACGCCCCTGCCGGCCCCCACGCTGCTGTACGGTTACGGCAGCTACGGCTTCCCGGCCGAGCCGGCCTTCAGCGCTTCGCGCCTGCCGCTGCTCGACCGGGGCTGGGTGTGGGCCACCGCGCACATCCGGGGCGGCAGCGAACGGGGTCGGCGCTGGTACGACGCGGGCCGGCTGGAACACAAGATGAACAGCTTCACCGACTTCGTGGCGGTGGGAGAGGGCCTGATCGAAGCGGGCGTCACGCAAGCGGGGCGGCTGGCGGCGATGGGGCGCAGCGCGGGCGGCCTGCTGATGGGCGCGGTGGTGAACCTGCGCCCGGATTTGTTTGCGGCGGCGTTCGTGGGCGTGCCGTTCGTGGACGTGCTGAGCACCATGCTCGATGCGTCGCTGCCGCTCACCACCGGCGAGTACGACGAGTGGGGCAACCCGCAGGAACGCCACTGGTACGACGTGATGGCCCGCTACAGTCCCTACGACAACCTGAAGGCCGGGGTGTATCCGCACCTGTTCGTCTCTGGGGGCCTCAACGATCCGCGCGTGCCGTACTGGGAGCCGGCCAAGTACGCCGCCAGGGTGCGCAGCCTGGCCCAGCCGGGCAGCGGCACCACCGTGCTCAAGACCCATCTGGGGGCCGGGCACGGCGGCAGCAGCGGACGCTTCGACGCCCTGCGCGAGACCGCCGAGGAGTACGCCTTCCTGCTCAGCGTGCTGGGCGACCCGGCCTGA
- a CDS encoding aldo/keto reductase, whose amino-acid sequence MTQANAQASGQFKIGGDLTVNRLGFGAMRITGKGIWGEPDDRDEALRVLRRLPELGVDFIDTADSYGPYVSEDLIAEALSPYQDMLIATKGGLTRHGPDVWPPVGRPEYLRQCVLMSLRRLKLDQIPLWQLHRIDKKVPRDEQFGVMKQMQDEGLIRHLGLSEVSVEEIKAAQQVFEVATVQNLYNLVNRQSEDVLDYCQEQNIGFIPWFPLAAGSLAKEGGLLDSVAKQHGVGASGVALAWILQRSPVMLPIPGTSKVKHLEENVAAAGLTLSDEDFQALDEQGKQESSKQK is encoded by the coding sequence ATGACCCAAGCGAATGCACAGGCCAGTGGACAGTTCAAGATCGGCGGCGACCTCACGGTCAACCGTCTGGGCTTCGGCGCGATGCGGATTACCGGCAAAGGCATCTGGGGCGAGCCCGACGACCGCGACGAAGCGCTGCGGGTGCTTAGGCGCCTGCCGGAACTCGGCGTGGACTTTATCGACACCGCCGACAGCTACGGCCCCTACGTGTCCGAGGACCTGATCGCCGAAGCGCTCTCGCCCTACCAGGACATGCTGATCGCCACCAAGGGCGGCCTGACCCGACACGGCCCGGATGTCTGGCCGCCGGTGGGCCGCCCCGAGTACCTGCGCCAGTGCGTGCTGATGAGCCTGCGCCGCCTCAAGCTCGACCAGATTCCGCTGTGGCAACTGCACCGCATCGACAAGAAGGTGCCGAGAGACGAGCAGTTCGGCGTGATGAAGCAGATGCAGGACGAGGGCCTGATTCGTCACCTGGGCCTGTCGGAAGTCAGCGTGGAGGAGATCAAGGCCGCCCAGCAGGTGTTCGAGGTCGCCACGGTGCAAAACCTCTACAACCTGGTCAACCGTCAGAGCGAGGACGTGCTTGACTACTGCCAGGAGCAGAACATCGGCTTTATTCCCTGGTTCCCGCTGGCGGCGGGCAGCCTCGCCAAGGAAGGCGGCCTGCTCGACAGCGTCGCCAAGCAGCACGGCGTGGGCGCCAGCGGGGTGGCCCTGGCCTGGATTTTGCAGCGCAGCCCGGTGATGCTGCCGATTCCCGGCACCAGCAAGGTCAAGCACCTCGAAGAAAACGTGGCGGCGGCCGGCCTGACGCTCAGCGACGAGGACTTCCAGGCCCTCGACGAGCAGGGCAAGCAGGAATCGAGCAAGCAAAAATAA
- a CDS encoding DoxX family protein: MSILNFIGRAALASMFIQGGLSALQDPKQRARMVERAGLPAPELLTQINGGVMAASGVMMTLGIMPRTSALALLASMVPTTVIGHPFWRLEGAERQGQMLHFSKNVAMMGGLLLVVADR; encoded by the coding sequence ATGAGCATCCTCAACTTCATCGGCCGGGCCGCGCTGGCGTCCATGTTCATTCAAGGCGGCCTCAGCGCCCTGCAAGACCCCAAACAACGTGCCCGCATGGTCGAGCGGGCGGGGTTGCCGGCGCCGGAGTTGCTCACCCAGATCAACGGCGGCGTGATGGCGGCCTCCGGCGTGATGATGACGCTGGGCATCATGCCGCGCACCAGCGCCCTGGCCCTGCTCGCCAGCATGGTGCCCACCACCGTGATCGGCCACCCGTTCTGGCGGCTCGAGGGCGCCGAGCGGCAGGGCCAGATGCTGCATTTCTCCAAGAACGTCGCCATGATGGGCGGCCTGCTGCTGGTGGTGGCCGACCGCTGA
- a CDS encoding GNAT family N-acetyltransferase, giving the protein MPERPAFPETLSTARLSLRVPTAADGPLMAPLINANLPHLRPWMPWAQVPLTAEQQSEHMAQAHDRFLRGEDVMYLIFKEERLIGSSGIHRIDWKVPMGDIGYWIDHTQQGHGYVSEVAAALTELALKPVAAGGLGFARIEIRCDARNDKSAAVARRLGYTQEARLKHNARDPQHPEHLRDTLVFARWP; this is encoded by the coding sequence ATGCCTGAACGCCCCGCCTTCCCCGAAACCCTGAGCACCGCCCGCCTGAGCCTGCGGGTGCCCACCGCCGCCGACGGCCCCCTGATGGCGCCGCTGATCAACGCCAACCTGCCGCACCTGCGGCCCTGGATGCCCTGGGCGCAGGTGCCGCTCACCGCCGAGCAGCAAAGCGAGCACATGGCCCAAGCCCACGACCGCTTTCTGCGCGGCGAGGACGTGATGTACCTGATTTTCAAAGAAGAGCGCCTGATCGGCTCCAGCGGCATTCACCGCATCGACTGGAAGGTGCCGATGGGCGACATCGGCTACTGGATCGACCACACCCAGCAGGGCCACGGTTACGTCAGCGAGGTGGCCGCCGCCCTCACCGAACTGGCCCTCAAGCCGGTGGCGGCGGGCGGGCTGGGCTTTGCCCGCATCGAGATTCGCTGCGACGCCCGCAACGACAAAAGCGCGGCGGTGGCCCGGCGGCTGGGCTACACCCAGGAAGCCCGGCTCAAACACAACGCCCGCGACCCCCAGCACCCCGAACACCTGCGCGACACCCTGGTGTTCGCCCGCTGGCCCTGA
- a CDS encoding M3 family oligoendopeptidase, producing the protein MTASSWPTEPLALTAPQLRWAHYAPRFETLSQAELTPAGVPSWLMDWSAVSQELSQVEAVLSLRADLNTADAQAQSELADFRAEVSPHARRAEQALRRKLLSLPDYTPAPDFALAYRRMRDEAAFYCEANAELLVKHAAQMQRHAAITGAQLVTFEGASLTVPEAESLLGSADRVRREQVWQAMAAAQGEVRPALNALMLELIATRRQLALNAGLDEYRTYIWKQLDRVDYTPQDCLDFHAAVLSEVVPLAGELMRGKARQLGLGSLRPWDYSRRTSLDAQGRPPLRPFQTAGELEGIAQRVFDALDPELGAQFGVMRAGLLDLASRPNKMSHAYCQSLQVLGTPFIVMNVVGTSSDLSVLLHEMGHAFHFFASARAQPLIWNRWSPIEFVEVPSMAMEYLALPYLGAAYLPTELERVRREQLEGSILFLPWAAQMDAFQHWLYTETGPDVAVADLDAKWLELDRAFHPWLDWSGLDEGVRAGGWQYYHIFHTPFYYLEYAMCSLGALDVWRQAQDDLPATLARYKAALSLGNTVSVPELYRAVGSEFRFDGERLRRMVAFVTAQLGA; encoded by the coding sequence ATGACTGCATCTTCATGGCCCACCGAGCCGCTTGCCCTCACCGCGCCTCAGTTGCGCTGGGCCCACTACGCGCCGCGCTTCGAGACCCTGAGTCAGGCCGAGCTGACGCCCGCCGGCGTGCCCAGCTGGCTGATGGACTGGAGCGCGGTCAGTCAGGAACTCTCGCAGGTGGAAGCGGTGCTGAGCCTGCGCGCCGATCTCAACACCGCCGATGCCCAGGCGCAGAGCGAGCTGGCCGATTTCCGCGCCGAGGTCTCGCCGCACGCCCGCCGCGCCGAGCAGGCGCTGCGCCGCAAGCTGCTTTCGCTGCCGGACTACACCCCCGCTCCCGATTTTGCCCTGGCCTACCGCCGGATGCGTGACGAGGCGGCTTTCTACTGCGAGGCCAACGCCGAACTGCTGGTCAAGCACGCCGCGCAGATGCAGCGCCACGCCGCGATCACCGGCGCCCAGCTGGTGACGTTCGAGGGCGCCTCGCTGACGGTGCCGGAAGCCGAAAGCTTGCTGGGCAGCGCCGACCGGGTGCGCCGCGAGCAGGTCTGGCAGGCGATGGCGGCGGCGCAGGGCGAGGTGCGCCCCGCCCTGAACGCCCTGATGCTTGAGCTGATCGCCACCCGCCGTCAGCTGGCCCTCAACGCCGGTCTGGACGAGTACCGCACCTACATCTGGAAGCAGCTCGACCGGGTGGACTACACGCCGCAGGATTGCCTCGACTTTCATGCGGCGGTGCTCAGCGAAGTGGTGCCGCTGGCCGGCGAGCTGATGCGCGGCAAGGCCCGGCAACTGGGGCTCGGCAGCCTGCGCCCCTGGGACTACTCGCGCCGCACCTCGCTCGACGCGCAGGGCCGGCCCCCCCTGAGGCCCTTTCAGACCGCCGGCGAACTCGAAGGCATCGCCCAGCGGGTCTTCGACGCCCTCGACCCGGAACTTGGCGCGCAGTTCGGCGTAATGCGCGCGGGGCTGCTCGATCTGGCGAGCCGGCCCAACAAGATGAGCCACGCCTACTGCCAGAGCCTGCAGGTGCTGGGCACGCCGTTTATCGTGATGAACGTGGTCGGCACCTCCAGCGATCTGTCGGTGCTGCTGCACGAGATGGGCCACGCCTTCCACTTCTTCGCCAGCGCCCGGGCGCAGCCGCTGATCTGGAACCGGTGGAGCCCCATCGAGTTCGTCGAGGTGCCGAGCATGGCGATGGAGTACCTGGCCCTGCCGTACCTCGGCGCGGCCTACCTGCCCACCGAACTCGAACGGGTGCGCCGCGAACAGCTCGAAGGCAGCATCCTGTTTCTGCCCTGGGCCGCCCAGATGGACGCTTTTCAGCACTGGCTCTACACCGAGACCGGTCCCGACGTGGCGGTGGCCGACCTGGATGCCAAATGGCTCGAACTCGACCGGGCCTTTCACCCCTGGCTGGACTGGTCGGGCCTCGACGAGGGCGTGCGGGCTGGCGGCTGGCAGTACTACCACATCTTCCACACGCCGTTTTATTACCTCGAATACGCCATGTGCAGCCTCGGGGCACTGGACGTGTGGCGTCAGGCGCAAGACGACCTGCCGGCCACCCTCGCGCGCTACAAAGCGGCGCTGAGCCTGGGCAACACCGTCAGCGTGCCAGAACTCTACCGGGCGGTGGGCAGCGAGTTCCGCTTCGACGGCGAGCGGCTGCGGCGCATGGTGGCGTTCGTGACGGCCCAGCTCGGCGCCTGA
- a CDS encoding amidohydrolase yields the protein MTTLPETTSGERAAALAPQLTAWRRHLHQHPELGFQEHETSAYVAAELGKLPHLTVSRPTETSVLAVLRGGQPGQTVLLRADIDALPITEENQFEFVSQNEGVMHACGHDGHTAILLGVAKLLSERPEDVSGEIRMIFQHAEELGPGGAEELVQSTSLMDGVDVVTGLHLNSQLPTGVVAVKPGAFMAAPDMFEIGIRGRGGHAAHPEEAVDPVAVGAQVVTNLQHIVSRNVSALDNLVVSVTYFHAGTTHNVIPDSAQLMGTVRSFDAELRGRAPQLIERVLKGVTEAHGATYTFKYEKGYRPLINTDWVADKLMTIARSEVGEHAQLAQPSMGGEDFSAYLTKAPGAYFNVGSGNPLLESDYPHHHPRFTLDEESLVTGVRMLHAAALELGKPGA from the coding sequence ATGACCACCCTGCCTGAAACGACGTCCGGCGAACGCGCCGCCGCCCTCGCCCCGCAGCTGACCGCCTGGAGGCGTCACCTTCACCAGCACCCCGAACTCGGCTTTCAGGAGCACGAGACCTCGGCGTATGTGGCCGCCGAACTCGGCAAGCTGCCGCACCTCACGGTGAGCCGCCCCACCGAGACCAGCGTGCTGGCGGTGCTCAGAGGTGGGCAGCCGGGCCAGACGGTGCTGCTGCGCGCCGACATCGACGCGCTGCCGATCACCGAGGAAAACCAGTTCGAATTTGTCAGCCAGAACGAGGGCGTGATGCACGCCTGCGGTCACGACGGCCACACCGCCATCTTGCTGGGAGTCGCCAAACTGCTCAGCGAGCGCCCCGAGGACGTCAGCGGTGAAATCCGCATGATCTTCCAGCACGCCGAGGAACTCGGGCCCGGCGGCGCCGAGGAACTCGTTCAAAGCACCTCGCTGATGGACGGGGTGGACGTGGTGACGGGCCTGCACCTCAATTCGCAGCTGCCCACCGGGGTGGTGGCGGTCAAGCCCGGCGCCTTCATGGCCGCGCCGGACATGTTCGAGATCGGCATTCGCGGGCGCGGGGGCCACGCCGCCCATCCGGAAGAAGCGGTAGATCCGGTGGCTGTGGGCGCGCAGGTCGTGACCAATCTGCAGCACATCGTCAGCCGCAATGTCAGCGCGCTGGACAACCTGGTGGTCAGCGTGACGTATTTCCACGCCGGCACCACCCACAACGTCATTCCCGACAGCGCCCAGCTGATGGGCACGGTGCGCTCGTTCGACGCCGAACTGCGCGGGCGGGCGCCGCAACTCATCGAGCGCGTCCTGAAGGGCGTCACCGAGGCGCACGGCGCGACCTACACCTTCAAGTACGAGAAGGGCTACCGCCCGCTGATCAACACCGACTGGGTGGCCGACAAGCTCATGACCATCGCCCGCAGCGAGGTGGGCGAGCACGCCCAGCTGGCCCAGCCCAGCATGGGCGGCGAGGATTTCTCGGCCTATCTCACCAAGGCGCCGGGCGCCTACTTCAACGTGGGCAGCGGCAACCCCCTGCTGGAAAGCGATTACCCGCACCACCACCCGCGCTTCACCCTCGACGAGGAGAGCCTGGTGACCGGCGTGCGGATGCTGCACGCGGCGGCCCTGGAGTTGGGTAAGCCCGGCGCCTGA
- a CDS encoding HAD family hydrolase, with protein MTHSSSSPSAAHHVAFDWGGVFTVGTFDGRSTGNLAERTGVPVDRVRESYFRHVRQLEVGAWSLPQFWDTLQQESGAALPYAEFEALYLGSVHDNTPMYAMLSRLPAGVRVGLLSNNYPVVSDHLRARPEFARFDALVFSNEIGVKKPDPESFAALEAAMRCPAAQVAFVDDVQENIEAAQAYGFHGLLYHHERHAEFEAQLAAWLGAGFFDASAPQPVK; from the coding sequence ATGACGCACTCCTCCAGTTCACCTTCCGCTGCCCATCATGTCGCCTTCGACTGGGGCGGCGTCTTCACCGTCGGCACCTTCGACGGGCGTTCGACCGGCAACCTGGCCGAGCGCACCGGCGTACCGGTCGATCGGGTACGCGAAAGCTACTTCCGGCATGTGCGCCAGCTCGAAGTCGGGGCCTGGAGTTTGCCGCAGTTCTGGGACACCTTGCAGCAGGAATCCGGCGCGGCGCTGCCTTATGCCGAGTTCGAGGCGCTCTACCTCGGCAGCGTCCACGACAACACCCCGATGTACGCCATGCTCTCGCGTCTGCCGGCCGGGGTACGGGTGGGGCTGCTGAGCAACAACTACCCGGTGGTCAGCGACCACCTGCGCGCCCGGCCCGAGTTCGCCCGCTTCGACGCGCTGGTGTTCTCCAACGAGATCGGCGTCAAGAAGCCGGACCCGGAGTCGTTCGCGGCGCTCGAAGCGGCCATGCGCTGCCCGGCGGCCCAGGTGGCCTTCGTGGACGACGTTCAGGAAAACATCGAGGCGGCCCAGGCCTACGGTTTTCACGGGCTGCTGTATCACCACGAGCGCCACGCCGAATTCGAAGCGCAGCTGGCCGCCTGGCTCGGCGCGGGCTTCTTCGACGCCTCCGCGCCGCAACCTGTAAAGTAA
- a CDS encoding DUF3208 domain-containing protein codes for MSNSDVPAAGPTSSGRTAVRLLQGYLWHPAGEGDDAAAFEDFDLENYLPHELGEAHVLWDKVNAPFAFFENGEPTASQAFYQFTVLQMYDARPSAEHLNADALSASQGLGPLLEATPSGVGWQLWEDLREL; via the coding sequence GTGAGCAACTCTGATGTCCCCGCCGCGGGCCCCACGTCTTCGGGGCGAACGGCGGTGCGGCTTTTGCAAGGCTACCTGTGGCATCCGGCCGGCGAAGGCGACGACGCGGCGGCGTTCGAGGATTTCGATCTGGAAAACTACCTTCCGCACGAGCTCGGTGAAGCGCATGTGCTGTGGGACAAGGTCAACGCGCCGTTCGCTTTTTTCGAGAACGGCGAGCCCACCGCTTCGCAGGCGTTTTACCAATTCACCGTGCTGCAGATGTACGACGCCCGCCCCAGCGCCGAGCACCTCAACGCCGACGCCCTGAGCGCTTCGCAGGGCCTGGGACCACTGCTGGAAGCCACCCCCAGCGGCGTGGGCTGGCAGCTGTGGGAAGACTTGAGGGAGCTGTAA